The sequence below is a genomic window from Nostoc flagelliforme CCNUN1.
TAAACCTCGTCTACGTTGAAACCCGTAGTTTTTCCTCGTCAGGGTCAAGGTGATTTTTTACCCATAGGCGATCGCTAATTTCAAAGGGGTTAGAATGAATGTCTTGTTCAAATAAATGAACACGTTCAATCAGTTCAGCAGCAGATTGATAGCACGTGTGATAAGTAACATCTTCACGCAACCACTGCCACAGGTGTTCGACAGGCATAAAATCAGGACTGTAACTAGGTAAGGGTTGCAAGTTTATTTGTAAGACTTGCAATGCTTCGTTTACCAATTGTGCACGATGATAGGGAGCACCATCCCAAATTAAAGTGACCTCTTGGTCTGGAAATTCAGTTCTTAGATGCTTTAAAACATCAATCGTATTGAATTGGTCAGCTTTCAGGTAAGGAAAAATTTTGACTTTGGCATAGTTATAAACATAGATCCCATAAAAGGAAACCTTGGCTCTTCCTGGAGAGTTGGAACTGACCCAAAAACGCTCACCTTTAACTGACCAACCATAGCCTTCATCGCTATCAAGATGAATATGTGCCTCGTCGATAAAAATTAGCAAATGACCATTATGGAGAGCATCATCAAGCAAACCCTTGAGTTTTTCTAGAAACTCTCTACGTTTTTTACTGTTAGCTTTATTTAAAAGTTTACGTGCTTTTTTCCACGAAAACCCTAAGTTCTTGAGAGTCTTACGTATTGACTCTCGGCAACATTTGAGATTGAACTGTTTGTCAATCCAAGCCGCTAAACGCTTCAATGTCCAACGAGGCTTTTGCGTTATTGTCTGTTGTCTTTGTTGGGGTGGTGTTGCTGCAAACTCAAGAGCTTGACGAATCTCAGAATCAATTGCTGACTTTACTTCTGAGGGAAAAAAGGGGGATGACCACCTGTACGCTGATATAACAGTGCTTTTATACCTGAGAGATTGTAACGATGTACCCACTCCATTACTGTCTGAGGGTTACGCCCTGTTTCTCTGCCTACCTTTGTCGCACTTTTTCCGTTACATATTTCGTACAGTGCCATTAAACGCTCGCGAGTACGAGCATGATTCGCTTTTAATGCTTCTTCTCTCAATTTTGAGGCACTTTCATTCCAGCGATCGCATTCTACTCTGAGCATCCCTGTTTCATTCCCACTTACACCAAGTTAATACACAATACTATACATTCTTGAAAAACTCCAGGTTTCAAGATGGATGAGGTTTATATGTCCAGTAAAAAAGTTCGTATAATCTGGACACATCGAGAGCCATATTTCCTGTATTCCAGACACAGAAAGGGTTACGGCTTATTTGCAGTTAATGTGGTTTGAAAACCCTTGTTTGCAGTTTGAAAATTATGTTTGCAGTTTCATTTGGGGGGTATGACGAAATACGTGTAAAAAGACCCACGTTGTAAACTTTTGTAACTCAGAGTCTCAAAACCCTTGATTATTCGATGTTGAAACATCCAACTTCAGTATTGTCAAGAGAGCAAAACATTCCCTAAAACAATCATTTATGGGCAAGTTTGATGAAGTCGCAAGGGTAAAAAGTCGATTCTACTGTCAAAAATCTAAAAAGCTTTTTTATCATTTTTGGGCAAGTTAGTAAATTGAGAAAGTGCTTTCTGTAATTATTCTTTACAACGTGTCCGTTTTTACATGTATTTCGTCATGACCCCCATAATGGTCATTTGCTAATTTTTATCGACGAGGCACATATTCATCTTGATAGCGATGAAGGCTATGGTTGGTCAGTTAAAGGTGAGCGTTTTTGGGTCAGTTCCAACTCTCCAGGAAGAGCCAAGGTTTCCTTTTATGGGATCTATGTTTATAACTATGCCAAAGTCAAAATTTTTCCTTACCTGAAAGCTGACCAATTCAATACGATTGATGTTTTAAAGCATCTAAGAACTGAATTTCCAGACCAAGAGGTCACTTTAATTTGGGATGGTGCTCCCTATCATCGTGCACAATTGGTAAACGAAGCATTGCAAGTCTTACAAATAAACTTGCAACCCTTACCTAGTTACAGTCCTGATTTTATGCCTGTCGAACACCTGTGGCAGTGGTTGCGTGAAGATGTTACTTATCACACGTGCTATCAATCTGCTGCTGAACTGATTGAACGTGTTCATTTATTTGAACAAGACATTCATTCTAACCCCTTTGAAATTAGCGATCGCCTATGGGTAAAAAATCACCTTGACCCTGACGAGGAAAAACTACGGGTTTCAACGTAGACGAGGTTTATGTACGCTTTTCGTGGTTTAATCTGGACTAATACCGTTCAATTAAATGCTCGAAGCTGTTTAAACCGACAGCCAATATGGCTATGGTTATTTATGCTTATTTAAGAGTCTCCAGCGATCGCCAAGACCTACACAACCAACGACATGGCATTTTGGAGTATGCCAACATACACGCTTTGAGTCCCATCCAGTTTATTGAAGACACAGTTTCTGGACGAGAGAAATGGTCGGAGCGAGGTGTAGGACAACTACTGACTCAAACTGCCCTTGAATCCGATGTAGTAATTTTCTCAGAAGTCAGTCGGATGGCACGCTCTACTCTACAAGTATTAGAAATGCTAGAGTGCTGCGTGCGCCGAGGAATTAACGTCCATATCGTAAAACTTGGTATGGTGCTAGATGATTCAATGCAAAGCCGAATCACAGCAACAGTTTTGGGCTTGGCAGCAGAAATCGAACGGGAATTGATTGTACTCAGAACAACCGAAGCATTAGCCAAACGAAAAGCTGAAGGAAAAACCTTAGGACGACCCAAAGGACGACAATCCGCACATTTAAAACTGGACACAAGGGAAGCAGAAATTCGCAGTTATTTAGCCAAAGGAATGAGCAAACGGTCAATTGCCAAACTAGTCGATTGTTCACCTTCCACCCTTTATGATTGGTTGTCACGTAAACATCTCCACTCACGCCACGACAAATTGGTGGAGAAATCATAAGATGCCAAAGAAACAAATACCAATTGATACAATCGTAGACCTACGTCGTCGCTTAGAGCAGCTACCACCGCGCAGTCCATCTCGTCGGGTATTAGTCCAAGAAATAGCTCAACTGTATGGCATTTCCGAAGATACTGTGTATCGAACACTACGAGAAGGAAATGTTGTTCGCCCAGTGCGGCGCGTTGATTGTGATGTCCCGCGTGTGATTCCTAAAGCCGGACTAGAGCGATACTGCGAAATCATTGCTGCCATTAAAATACGCACATCTAACCGCAAAGGTCGCCATTTATCTACCGTGCAAGCAATTCGCTTATTGGAAGAAGATGGCATCAACACACCAGATGGTCATCTTCGCGTTCCAGTCGGTTTGCTCAAACCAACCACCGTCAATCGTTATCTCAACAAATGGGGTTACGACCGCGATACCCTGCTGCGACAACCACCTGCTGTTCGCTTCCAGGCAGAATATAGCAATCAATGTTGGCATTTTGACCTCAGTCCATCAGACCTCAAGCACGTAAAAGCACCAGCCTTCCTAGAACCGGGACGTGGACATCCCTTGTTGATGCTTTATAGTGTCGTGGATGACCGTAGTGGTTTTGCATACCAAGAATACCACGGTGTTTACGGTGAAGATGTGGAGGCAGCACTGCGGTTTATGTTTGCCGCCATGTCACTCAAGTCGGAGACTGACTTTCCCTTTCAAGGCATTCCCCAAATGCTGTATATGGACAATGGGCCCATTGCCAAGAGCTTAGTGTTTCAAAAAGTAATGGGTTATTTGGGGATTGAAGTACGTACCCATTTACCAAATGGCAAAGATGGACGACGGGTGACAGCTCGTTCTAAGGGGAAGGTGGAACGACCGTTTCGCACTGTTAAAGAAATGCACGAAACTCTCTACCATCTGCATGAACCGGAGACCGAAGCTGAGGCAAACGCTTGGTTGATGAAGTTTTTGCTCCATTACAATAGCCGACCCCATCGCAGCGAACCCCATTCCCGGATGGAAGACTGGGTGAGCAATTTACCTAGTAACGGTATCCGTCAAATGTGTAATTGGGAACGTTTTTGTACATTTGCACGCTCCCCAGAACGCCGTAAGGTAGGCATCGATGCTCGCGTTACGGTTGAGGGGGTGGCTTATGAGGTGGAGCCAGATTTGGCTGGAGAAACTGTAGTTCTGTGGTGGGGCTTGTTCGATAACGAACTGTACGTAGAACATGGTGAACGTCGCTATGGGCCGTTTCTGCCTGTGGATGGCCCAATCCCCCTACATCGCTACCGTAGTTTTAAGAAAACACGAACACAGAAACGGGCTGACCGAATTGAATCTTTGGCTAAACAGTTGTCTTTACCGAACTCTGTGATTGGTAAAGGCAACCCGCCTGAATTCGGGAGTAGTACAACCCAACTAAAGGTGCAGCCTTTTGTAGACCCCAATCCATTTCAAGAACTGACATTCAGCACGGTGATTGCAGCCAAATTAGCGATCGCCGATTATTTGGCACGCCCATTAGCCAAACTCACCCCTGAACAAATGGCTTATATTAATGCGGTTCTGGTGTCTACTCTCAATAAGCAGGAGGTAATGAAACAAATTCGAGATTTCTTTAACCCATTATCAGGTACGAGCCATGTTGAGTGATGTCATGACTTATTTTGGACTTAAACGTACCTTAGATCATGTGGGCTATTTTGAGACCCAAGAACAGACAAATCTATTCAAAGAACTCAAACCCCAAATTAGGCAAGGTCGTTTGATTGCTCTAACAGGTGTTGTTGGTTGTGGTAAAACAACGACTTTACAACGACTGCAATTAGAATTGTCCTCCGAAAAAGACATTATTATTTCTCGTTGCCTTGCAATTGACAAAGATAAGGTCAGTGTCGGGGTTTTGATGAGTGCTTTGTTTTGCGATTTAAGTACAGAAAAGGACGCTAAACCACCGACCCAACCAGAACTCAGAGAACGAAAATTCTTAGCTTTAATTCAAAAATGCCGTAAGCCTGTAGTGCTTTTTGTGGATGAAGCTCATGACATTCATCACGGTACGTTAGTCAAAATTAAGCGTTTAATTGAATTGGTACGCCAGAATGGTTGCACTTTATCTGTAGTGCTGCTGGGACATCCCAAATTGAAAAATGATTTGCGTCGACCATCTTTGGAAGAGATTGGTGCTAGAACCAATATTTTTAGTTTAGAAGGTATTAGAGGACATCAAGTTGAGTATATAAAATGGCTGTTGAGCGAGTGTATTCACGATGATTATCTGCCTGAAGATTTGATTACCAATGAGGCAATTGCATTTTTGGCAGAACGATTGACGACTCCATTGCAAATCGAACATTATTTGCAGAGGGCTTTTGAAGACGCTTATCAAGCAGCAACGAAGCCTGTCACTCTTGGTATGGCTGAAGCTGTCTTGACTGTGGGACTTAACGATTTAGAACCTCGCTTAATACGGCATGGTTACACGAAGACAGTACTAGCTGAGTTATTAAATATACGAGTAAGCGAGGTAAATTCTTTTTTACACGCTCAGTTGCCTCCTGGTCGAACCCAAGATTTGAGAGACCAGATGTTAAAAATTGGAATTCCCTTGTATGCGTCAGAGGGAAATTAAATTAATTCAAGAAATACTCCATATAGAGTTTTTCTGTTTTATTTGTGTTCAGTTTATATCTAAATAAATAGACATATATGTCCAGCATAAAAGTTCGTATAATCTGGACACATTGAGAGCCATATTTCCTGTATTCCAGACACAGAAAGGGTTACGGCTTATTTGCAGTTAATGTGGTTTGAAAACCCTTGTTTGCAGTTTGAAAATTATGTTTGCAGTTTCATTTGCAATTATTGTGGTTTTGAGACCACCCTTATTTGCAGAGAATGTGGTTTCAAAATCGCCTTGTTTGCGGTTTAAAGCGTTTATGTTTGCAGTTCGCTACAATTACCCTCAGTTTTTTGCTGCCTCAATACTAAAAATCAAGTTCCCCAATCATTTGCGGTGATTGGGGACTCATTAACTTGCTTATTTACCTACTTGTATGATACCGAAACCTGAAAGAGATTCCAACACAAAAGTAAGCGGGAAATTTTATCCCCTACAAAATACTGAATGGGTAAAGGCTTGCAAGGAGCTAACCCATACTCAATTAAGCGTTCTTTATTACTTGAGGAGTGCTGATCCTTACAGTAATGGAATGAAGATTAGAGCCTCAAGAATAGCTGATGAGCTACAGATATCAAGGCAAGCAGTTTACAAAGCTATTGATGCACTCTCAGAAAAAGAATACATCGAGAAAGAAGACGTTGAATACAGTTTAAAGCTGCGATCGCGCGGCTGCCTATGTGACAGTTTAGAAAACCGTCCACAACTGTCAACTGACGGCGACAGTTGTAAACTGGAGGCGACAGTTGTAAACGCAGGGCGACAACTGTCAACTGACGGCGACAGTTGTAAACTGGAGGCGACAGTTGTAAACGCAGGGCGACAACCAGAGGCTGAAACCCTTGTAGAAGAGGAGTCCCAAAGCTCTAAGATTAATAAGACTTATTCAGACTTTAAAAAGACTCTCTCAGAAGACGAGAGAGAGAATTTTATTGAATTTGCTAAGAAGAAGGCCGCACAGTTACCCAATCCCCCCTACTTCCACAGCGCTGGATTGAGAAGAATTTTGATGAACTGCGTAGTCAGTGGTACAAGTCCACGGGTAAAGTGTCCTCGGCGCAATCTTCAAAATGGGAAGCTGACCCCCGGAGTCAAGAGTGGCTAGATAAAATTCGCTCCCTTGGATTCGCTGCTTTCATCTACGAAAGCAAAGATTTAGATAAGGAACGCAAGGAATTTTACGAGTGGGCAAACTCCAATAATTTAATTTGGGGGATGAAACATGAAATTACCTGAATTTTCTCCAGAGCCAATAAGAGACGAAGACCAGCCGGGGTATCAAAAAGAAATTTGGCAACCTTCTTGGAGATGCTTTTGTTGCAGAGATTTGGGCATAGTTGATCCGCATCTGGCAAGGCTGGTTATGCCGACATATAATTCTGACCGCGATCGCAATCCAATATGTCAAGCGCCAGGATGCAATGAGGGCGCTAATTGGCTGCATCTGAAAGGAAATATAGATATGAGATTTACAGCCGCGATTTGCCAAGAATTAGATCGGATCAATAGGGAAAACTGGCGACAGGCAACGCAGCAGCAATTTGAGAGGTATAAAAATCAAGTTGATATTGCAACTGGTGCGATCGCTCAGTCTCACAGCCTTGCAGTTACAAATCGCACCTCTAATGACGACCGCGAAGTGGCACAGCGCAAGGCTGAAATTGAGGCCATCAGCCCCGAACAGTGGGAGGCAATGAATAAAGCTTACTTAGTAGGAAGCAATAAAGATGAGTAAGTATTCTATAGGGGATTTTAAGGTAGGAGATCGCATTATTGCAAGCGGCAATCGCTTAGGTATGGTATCGAGTGTACACAGCAAAAAGATTACCATTACTTGGGAAAACGGGCTGTCTGCGGAGTATACGCCCAAACAAATGCAGGCTTGGAATTACAAAAAATTAAGCGAAGAAAAGGAGGCGATCGCATCGTGTCAGGACTCACACAACTTGACCTCTGCTCAGGAGTTGGAGCCGATTTTTGCTATGCAGGACTCAAGCACGGATTTAAACTTATCGGAACCGCAGAGATTGACGATTACTGCTCAGGCATCCTCAAATTGCGATATCCCGGCGTACACAACTACGGCAACGTGCGAGATATCCCAAGACTTGCTAAACGCAGACTCGGATACTATATGCACTCCAATAGAATCGATTTACTTACAGCTTCCCCACCCTGCCCCCCATTCTCCACAGAAGGCCAACGGCTTGGAGGCGCAGACGAGCGTGATTGCTTCCCCGCAGTCCTCGAAACCATTGGAGAATTACAGCCAAGGTTTGCAGCCATTGAAAATGTCCCAGGACTCATCACCTGCCCCGATTACCCAGGACAACCCACAGGCTCATATTTCATATCATGTCCGCATAATCGCTTACGATAAAAGCAATGAGTATAAATATGACTTATGCCGAAACGAATCAATATAGCCGAGCATTCAAATATCTCTGAATTAGAGCAGCTTTACAAACACGCTAAAGACGCAATAGAAAGTCGTCAGTATCAAATTATATGGTTACTCGCGCAAGGAAAGAAAACAGAGGAAGTAGAGGAAATAACGGGCTACAGCAGAACATGGATTTACGCATTGGTAAAAAGATATAACGAGTTGGGCATCTGTGGGATTGGCGATCGCCGCAGTGAAAATCAAGGGGTAAAAGCGTTGGGAGATGACATTCACCAAGCACTGCTATGGCAAGCTTTGCAGGATAACGCACCAGACGGGGGATTCTGGAATGGGCGAAAAGTTGCGGATTGGTTGAGTGAAGTTACAGGGATAACGATTAGCCGACAGAGAGGATGGGAGATATTACGGCAAATGACTTTTAGACTGCGAGTACCTCGCCCATCTCACACGGAAAGCGACCCAGTAGAGCAAGAAGCGTGGAAAAAAAACTAGCTACTGAGGTTGAAGAACTTAAAGTAACCTACCCAGATGCTGAAATTCAACTTTGGTGTGAGGATGAACATCGTTTAGGACTCAAGCCCATTATTCGACGGATTTATGTCCCCGAAGGGGAAACACCAATAGAAGAATGTCAATTGGAGATTTAAGTGGCTATGGTTGTATGCATTCGTACATCCTAAAACAGGAGAAACAAAAGGCGTGGATTCTGCCATACGTCAATACGGAACTTTTTAATCAAGTTTTAGCAGACTTTGCTCGTGAATTTGAATTAGGTGCTAAAAAACACATTCTTCTAGCTGTTGACCGAGCTGGGTGGCATATTAGCCATGATTTAAAAATTCCTGTTGGGTTACATTTAACACTTTTGCCCTCTCATTCACCCGAATTACAGCCCGCAGAAAGATTGTGGACACTGGTAGACGAACCGATCGCCAATCAATCGTTTAAAACCCTAGATGATTTGGAGGAAGTTTTATTTCAGAGATGCCAATCTCTGCTACAAATGAAAGATTTTATTCAAGGGTTAACTGGTTTTCATTGGTGGATTAAAATCGGAGTTTAATCGTAAGTGATTTACCGGACATGATATCAGAGGCGTGGTCTACACCCTTGACCTTTTCGGGTACGATGCGGAATGGCTTACTATCTGTTGCGGCCATTTTGCCAGCCCCTACATTAGAGAGCGAGTATTGCTGGTTGCGATCGCCAGGAGCATTGTCATCGACTGGGAAAGGGCGACCCCCTGGACTGACCAAGCAAGAAGCTGGATTGAAGAATTTAGGAGCGATCAAGAGCGGGCAAGTGGTAAACCCGGAATTTCTAGAGAGCAGCTACGCACTTCCACTTGGCTGGACAGACCCACAGGAAAACAGATCAGCATTGGAGTTGCTAGCAAAAATGGAGTTATCCGAACTCGCCGCGCCGCCCTTGGAAACGCCCTTGATTGGAGAGTTGCGAGTATCGGACTTCGCCGCGTTGCCTACCTTAATTCCTTATGTAGAGAATCAGCAGCTACAAAAGCTTAAAGCAATAACTCTGCATCAACCTTGGGCTTATTTAGTTGGTAGATATAAGTGGTTTGAAACTAGAAGCTGGTCTACAAACTATAGAGGTAAAATCGCTATTCATGCAGCCAAAAAACAACATGACACTGACGAATGGTGCAGTTTGTTAGAAGACTTGTTACCACCAGTTGAAGAGTTGGTATTTGGTGCAGTGGTGGCGATCGCTGACCTTACCGACTGCATTTTGATGACTGAAGAATTTATCAGCCAGCAGTCAGAGACAGAGCTAAAGTGTGGATTATGGGAGCCAGGGCGTTATGCTTGGAAGCTCGAAAATATTCAGATTCTCCCCGAACCCATACCAGCTAGAGGTAAGCAGGGACTTTGGAATATTGAATTACCATTCGCGTTGGCGCAGCCCGCCGCAGGTATCGCCCCCCAATCACTAATAGATAGATTCTTAGAGGAAAATCGGGATTACGAGTGTACGCAGCAATCAGAAGCGGAATGGCACTAAGAAAAGGGAAAATCGTTGAGGCAGCTCTTGTGCAGAGGAGCAAAGGAGCAGGGGAGAAAGAAGAAATTTTAGGCATACGAACAGAAAAAATAGAAATTCCCCTCTGCCCCCCTGCTCCCCTGCCCCTGGAGCATCCCTACGCCGCTTACCTTTCAGCTTAACAAGCGTGCCATTCAGTCCAGCAAGAGTTAATTTCTTTACACCCTAAGAGACTTTCATGCTCAAACACATATCTGCAATCGTCACCGTCTTTATTTTAATTTTGGGGTTTGCATCTACATCTCAAGCTGCAACTCCCCGTTCAACTTGGGTGGAAAATGAAATTTACCAATACAACCATCCCTTTGCTTCTCAATTGCCGCAAGAACTGGCAATGAAAATGCAAAAGATGACAGCTAGCCCCTTCGCCTTCTATCGAGGGACGGCTCACATCTTTTATCGTGATATGCAAACATTACCAGGTTCAGGATTTGTCAATTCCTTTACCTCAGCCATCTACTTAGAGGGGATATGCATATGCAAAATCTTGGGGGAATGAGGGATAGCAATGAGTCGAACGTCTTTGATACCACTGACTTTGATGAAGGTTATCTTGGCCCCTATGTTTGGGATTTGCGACGTATGGCAGTCTCGATTCTCCTAGCAGCCAAAGAGAACGCCCTAAGCTCCAGTGATGCTCAAGATATTGTCCGAAATTTCCTGGATGCTTACCTCAACAAAATGAGCGATTTTAAGGGGACTAACGACGAGCTATCATACCGTTTGTCAGAGAGCAATACCAACGGTGTGGTCAAGGATTTAATTCAAGAGGCAGCAGGTAAGGGCCGTTCTAGTTTGCTAAATAAGTACACCCTGGTAAATAGTAGTAGCAATCGAGTGTTTCAGACAACCTCTGAACTCCAGCCTGTATCCAGCAGCACCTACTCAGATATTACTGGGGCGATGAGCAGCTACATCGCTTCAATTCCTAGCAGTAAGCGTTACAGCAATAGTTACTACACCCTTAAGGACATTCGTCTCAAATTAGGCTCCGGTACTGGTAGTCTTGGTAAATATCGATATTACTTGCTGATTGTTGGCCCAAGTTCAGCAACCGATGATGACCGGATTTTGGAGATGAAACAGGAAGGCAGTAGCGCCGTGGCGATCGCAGTTCCAGGTTTACTACCAAGTTCAATCTATGGAAATCATGAAGGTGCGAGGGTGACAATCGCCACTAAAGCGATGCTTTCTAATACTGACCCTTTAATTGGCTACACTACGGTCAGTAGCATTCCCTTTATGCTGCATGAAAAATCCCCTTATCAGGTGGATTTTGACTATACGTTGCTAACCACTAAGTCAAAGTTCATGGATGCGATGGGATATTCCGGGAAGGTCGTTGCAAAGAATCATGCCATCTCTGATAAAGACTACGATGCTGCGATTATTGCCGTAAGCGTTGATAAAGAAGTGACTGATATCACCAACGGTAACAAGGCTGTATTTAAAGATGAGATTGTTAACTTTGCTCTAGACTATGTAACTCAAGTCGAGTACGACTATGTGTAGCGAACTGCAAACATAAACGCTTTAAACCGCAAACAAGGCGATTTTGAAACCACATTCTCTGCAAATAAGGGTGGTCTCAAAACCACAATAATTGCAAATGAAACTGCAAACATAATTTTCAAACTGCAAACAAGGGTTTTCAAACCACATTAACTGCAAATAAGCCGTAACCCTTTCTGTGTCTGGAATACAGGAAATATGGCTCTCAATGTGTCCAGATTATACGAACTTTTATGCTGGACATATATGTCTATTTATTTAGATATAAACTGAACACAAATAAAACAGAAAAACTCTATATGGAGTATTTCTTGAATTAATTTAATTTCCCTCTGACGCATACAAGGGAATTCCAATTTTTAACATCTGGTCTCTCAAATCTTGGGTTCGACCAGGAGGCAACTGAGCGTGTAAAAAAGAATTTACCTCGCTTACTCGTATATTTAATAACTCAGCTAGTACTGTCTTCGTGTAACCATGCCGTATTAAGCGAGGTTCTAAATCGTTAAGTCCCACAGTCAAGACAGCTTCAGCCATACCAAGAGTGACAGGCTTCGTTGCTGCTTGATAAGCGTCTTCAAAAGCCCTCTGCAAATAATGTTCGATTTGCAATGGAGTCGTCAATCGTTCTGCCAAAAATGCAATTGCCTCATTGGTAATCAAATCTTCAGGCAGATAATCATCGTGAATACACTCGCTCAACAGCCATTTTATATACTCAACTTGATGTCCTCTAATACCTTCTA
It includes:
- a CDS encoding IS630 family transposase, with the protein product MGTSLQSLRYKSTVISAYRWSSPFFPSEVKSAIDSEIRQALEFAATPPQQRQQTITQKPRWTLKRLAAWIDKQFNLKCCRESIRKTLKNLGFSWKKARKLLNKANSKKRREFLEKLKGLLDDALHNGHLLIFIDEAHIHLDSDEGYGWSVKGERFWVSSNSPGRAKVSFYGIYVYNYAKVKIFPYLKADQFNTIDVLKHLRTEFPDQEVTLIWDGAPYHRAQLVNEALQVLQINLQPLPSYSPDFMPVEHLWQWLREDVTYHTCYQSAAELIERVHLFEQDIHSNPFEISDRLWVKNHLDPDEEKLRVST
- a CDS encoding helix-turn-helix domain-containing protein, which translates into the protein MLRVECDRWNESASKLREEALKANHARTRERLMALYEICNGKSATKVGRETGRNPQTVMEWVHRYNLSGIKALLYQRTGGHPPFFPQK
- a CDS encoding recombinase family protein, which codes for MAMVIYAYLRVSSDRQDLHNQRHGILEYANIHALSPIQFIEDTVSGREKWSERGVGQLLTQTALESDVVIFSEVSRMARSTLQVLEMLECCVRRGINVHIVKLGMVLDDSMQSRITATVLGLAAEIERELIVLRTTEALAKRKAEGKTLGRPKGRQSAHLKLDTREAEIRSYLAKGMSKRSIAKLVDCSPSTLYDWLSRKHLHSRHDKLVEKS
- a CDS encoding IS481 family transposase, whose translation is MPIDTIVDLRRRLEQLPPRSPSRRVLVQEIAQLYGISEDTVYRTLREGNVVRPVRRVDCDVPRVIPKAGLERYCEIIAAIKIRTSNRKGRHLSTVQAIRLLEEDGINTPDGHLRVPVGLLKPTTVNRYLNKWGYDRDTLLRQPPAVRFQAEYSNQCWHFDLSPSDLKHVKAPAFLEPGRGHPLLMLYSVVDDRSGFAYQEYHGVYGEDVEAALRFMFAAMSLKSETDFPFQGIPQMLYMDNGPIAKSLVFQKVMGYLGIEVRTHLPNGKDGRRVTARSKGKVERPFRTVKEMHETLYHLHEPETEAEANAWLMKFLLHYNSRPHRSEPHSRMEDWVSNLPSNGIRQMCNWERFCTFARSPERRKVGIDARVTVEGVAYEVEPDLAGETVVLWWGLFDNELYVEHGERRYGPFLPVDGPIPLHRYRSFKKTRTQKRADRIESLAKQLSLPNSVIGKGNPPEFGSSTTQLKVQPFVDPNPFQELTFSTVIAAKLAIADYLARPLAKLTPEQMAYINAVLVSTLNKQEVMKQIRDFFNPLSGTSHVE
- a CDS encoding ExeA family protein, encoding MLSDVMTYFGLKRTLDHVGYFETQEQTNLFKELKPQIRQGRLIALTGVVGCGKTTTLQRLQLELSSEKDIIISRCLAIDKDKVSVGVLMSALFCDLSTEKDAKPPTQPELRERKFLALIQKCRKPVVLFVDEAHDIHHGTLVKIKRLIELVRQNGCTLSVVLLGHPKLKNDLRRPSLEEIGARTNIFSLEGIRGHQVEYIKWLLSECIHDDYLPEDLITNEAIAFLAERLTTPLQIEHYLQRAFEDAYQAATKPVTLGMAEAVLTVGLNDLEPRLIRHGYTKTVLAELLNIRVSEVNSFLHAQLPPGRTQDLRDQMLKIGIPLYASEGN
- a CDS encoding MarR family transcriptional regulator, giving the protein MIPKPERDSNTKVSGKFYPLQNTEWVKACKELTHTQLSVLYYLRSADPYSNGMKIRASRIADELQISRQAVYKAIDALSEKEYIEKEDVEYSLKLRSRGCLCDSLENRPQLSTDGDSCKLEATVVNAGRQLSTDGDSCKLEATVVNAGRQPEAETLVEEESQSSKINKTYSDFKKTLSEDERENFIEFAKKKAAQLPNPPYFHSAGLRRILMNCVVSGTSPRVKCPRRNLQNGKLTPGVKSG
- a CDS encoding DNA cytosine methyltransferase, whose translation is MSGLTQLDLCSGVGADFCYAGLKHGFKLIGTAEIDDYCSGILKLRYPGVHNYGNVRDIPRLAKRRLGYYMHSNRIDLLTASPPCPPFSTEGQRLGGADERDCFPAVLETIGELQPRFAAIENVPGLITCPDYPGQPTGSYFISCPHNRLR
- a CDS encoding ASCH domain-containing protein, with product MISEAWSTPLTFSGTMRNGLLSVAAILPAPTLESEYCWLRSPGALSSTGKGRPPGLTKQEAGLKNLGAIKSGQVVNPEFLESSYALPLGWTDPQENRSALELLAKMELSELAAPPLETPLIGELRVSDFAALPTLIPYVENQQLQKLKAITLHQPWAYLVGRYKWFETRSWSTNYRGKIAIHAAKKQHDTDEWCSLLEDLLPPVEELVFGAVVAIADLTDCILMTEEFISQQSETELKCGLWEPGRYAWKLENIQILPEPIPARGKQGLWNIELPFALAQPAAGIAPQSLIDRFLEENRDYECTQQSEAEWH
- a CDS encoding DUF2252 family protein — encoded protein: MLKHISAIVTVFILILGFASTSQAATPRSTWVENEIYQYNHPFASQLPQELAMKMQKMTASPFAFYRGTAHIFYRDMQTLPGSGFVNSFTSAIYLEGICICKILGE
- a CDS encoding DUF2252 domain-containing protein produces the protein MRDSNESNVFDTTDFDEGYLGPYVWDLRRMAVSILLAAKENALSSSDAQDIVRNFLDAYLNKMSDFKGTNDELSYRLSESNTNGVVKDLIQEAAGKGRSSLLNKYTLVNSSSNRVFQTTSELQPVSSSTYSDITGAMSSYIASIPSSKRYSNSYYTLKDIRLKLGSGTGSLGKYRYYLLIVGPSSATDDDRILEMKQEGSSAVAIAVPGLLPSSIYGNHEGARVTIATKAMLSNTDPLIGYTTVSSIPFMLHEKSPYQVDFDYTLLTTKSKFMDAMGYSGKVVAKNHAISDKDYDAAIIAVSVDKEVTDITNGNKAVFKDEIVNFALDYVTQVEYDYV